The DNA sequence GTTCTTCGCTCCTTACCCTTTCATCAACGCTATCTTCAGAgctttcctcttcttccgTGCAAGTTTCTGCATCTTTCACATCATCTGTTTCTTTATTcagttccttttcttcgGAGGTTgcgtcatcatcgtcatcatcgtcatcatcgtcatcatcatcaacatcatcaccatcatcattatcgtcatcatcactgTCGACATCCACCACGGCGTCAACATCTTCGACTGTTGCCTCTTCCACATTTTCGACTAGCTCACCGTTGATTTCCTCTAAGTCCTCGTCCATTTTTTCgtcaactttttcatttaattcATTTAGTTCAAGCTCTTCgttttcctcttcaatttcaatttcgtCCATTTCgacttcttcaatatcatttCCCTCGTCTTCAACCTCGTCTCCGTCTTCGTCCTCATCACAACCGACACCCTCTTactcatcatcatcggaCTCATTGTTCACATCCTCATCCTCCTCGCCGTCCTCTTCCTCCCTCTCTTCCTCTACATTCTCCTCTTCCTCCtcattttccttctccTCCTCTTCCTCATCCTCGTCTTCCATGTATTCGTCTTCAATGTATTCGTCTTCCATTTATTCGTCTTCCATTTATTCGTCTTCGTCATATCCTTCGTCTTCATTCTCATCCTCTTCGAACCCTAGCTCGTCAATCACCTCCACCTCTGCTCCATCCTCCGTCACTCCAGCTTCCCAGTACTCTAATCTGGCAAAAACCATAACTAGTATAATAGAGGGACAAACTATCCTTTCCAACTACTATACTACTATAACGTATTCACCAACAGCGTCTGCATCTTTGGGAAAAAATTCACATCACTCAGgcttatcaaaaaaaaaccgtAATATTATCATTGGTTGCGTCGTCGGTATAGGTGTCCCCCTCATCCTAATTCTACTAATATTGATTTACATGTTTTGTGTTCAACCTAAGAAGACAGATTTCATTGATTCTGACGGTAAAATTGTCACCGCTTATCGTAGTAACATTTTCACCAAAATATGGTACTTCTTGCTGGGTAAACAAATTGGTGAAGCAGAGAAATTCAGCTCAGATTCTCCTATCGGcagtaataatattcacaGTTTTGGCGATATCGATCCTGAAGATATACTTAATAATGACAACCCCTACACCCCTAAACACGCAAATGTTGAAGGCTACGACGACGATGATGCCAACGATGAAAACCTATCATCCAACTTCCACAACAGAGGCATCGATGATCAATACTCGCCTACTAAATCTACATCATATTCAATGTCAAATAGTAATAGCCAAGATTACGGCGATCACAACGGCGCTGATGAAATAATGCCCgatgaaaatattcatcGTGTTTATGAAGACAGCGAAGCTAGCATTGACGAAAACTATTACACAAAGCCAAGCAACGGATTGAACATTACAAACTATTAAACCATAGCAGAAATAGCTTTGCCGCAAtcattcttttcaaattcaccttaattttcatttcgttcttcttttcgatTCTATTCCTAATACTTTATGCATAGTTCcagaactttttttccctttttttctgtcGCAAGTTCTCAAAATTGTTTCTACGACCATTAATAATAA is a window from the Saccharomyces paradoxus chromosome VII, complete sequence genome containing:
- the MTL1 gene encoding Mtl1p; protein product: MASRTWIRKESFGSSLYMWRLILMALLTTLPLGVLSQELAPANSTISSTAPSITSLSAVDSFTSTVDTTSSASLSTPSIASVSFTSFPQSSSLLTLSSTLSSELSSSSVQVSASFTSSVSLFSSFSSEVASSSSSSSSSSSSSTSSPSSLSSSSLSTSTTASTSSTVASSTFSTSSPLISSKSSSIFSSTFSFNSFSSSSSFSSSISISSISTSSISFPSSSTSSPSSSSSQPTPSYSSSSDSLFTSSSSSPSSSSLSSSTFSSSSSFSFSSSSSSSSSMYSSSMYSSSIYSSSIYSSSSYPSSSFSSSSNPSSSITSTSAPSSVTPASQYSNLAKTITSIIEGQTILSNYYTTITYSPTASASLGKNSHHSGLSKKNRNIIIGCVVGIGVPLILILLILIYMFCVQPKKTDFIDSDGKIVTAYRSNIFTKIWYFLLGKQIGEAEKFSSDSPIGSNNIHSFGDIDPEDILNNDNPYTPKHANVEGYDDDDANDENLSSNFHNRGIDDQYSPTKSTSYSMSNSNSQDYGDHNGADEIMPDENIHRVYEDSEASIDENYYTKPSNGLNITNY